A part of Aspergillus flavus chromosome 5, complete sequence genomic DNA contains:
- a CDS encoding uncharacterized protein (uncharacterized protein conserved in bacteria-domain containing protein), translating to MGYKSPGVPPLLKSSIPLRLCNSKSKPALGILRKTPTMPALPGFTDNPFETRSDLVRATGALLSPLEQYKSPQKAFIKLSTDTAAGFDEVSAQLEGFARPLWAIASLLAPASSADSVGLDLKSWACGLRAGTNPASSEYWGDLGDFDQRMVEMESIAYALLMAPAAFLSGMDAVARENLETWLCQINGRQMPQNNWRWFRVLVNLALGSQEEDVVVQDLNLLDSFDLGEGWSSDGLWGDERKQADYYSGSFAIQFARMLYVRFMEDRGLASNDWSRIQKYKLEARQFASGFWRYFDVDGGAIPFGRSLTYRFAFAAFWSAVAIAGVQLDEPLNNIGVVKGLLLRHLRWWGRQPGIFNTDGTINIGYTYPNMFLSENYTSPQSVYWCLKSFAILCLPESHPFWIAKELPHPLAARMLLTQPLLDEAKLLWQPRHILCGGRSHHFLLSSGQGTTKSHRAREAKYGKMAYSSFFGFSVPSGALLEQMAPDSTLTVSLDDGEAWIVRANPVNVQGRQIPMCNSNTAAGMDTGATTVPALVSTWRPKKAIEFEVRTTLIPALELWSGWHFRIHKVRWSPAAIQPGPIRLVDAGFAASGVARTGLLYTENELRMLLDQDAAVVEAWGKDEQSCLILSNGSASGVVDLQTDVIGDGILSTRSPLLLRADANTNLIMQRTVIPAVQHTLVADVVSKSAAEMWLATGVFAVSKTSGLEVNEIRKLWLKRPKIQVAAKLGEEDEIRIMLH from the exons ATGGGTTATAAGAGCCCGGGGGTCCCACCTCTGTTGAAATCTTCAATCCCCCTACGCCTATGCAACTCTAAATCTAAGCCCGCACTTGGAATACTACGCAAAACTCCAACTATGCCCGCACTCCCAGGCTTCACAGACAATCCTTTCGAGACCCGCTCTGATCTCGTACGAGCTACCGGCGCCCTACTAAGTCCGCTGGAACAGTACAAGTCCCCCCAAAAGGCCTTTATCAAACTCTCCACAGACACGGCGGCAGGGTTTGATGAGGTCTCCGCTCAGTTAGAGGGTTTTGCACGGCCATTGTGGGCCATCGCAAGCCTTCTTGCCCCTGCCAGTAGTGCAGATAGCGTTGGCCTTGACTTGAAATCATGGGCCTGTGGCTTACGAGCCGGTACAAACCCGGCATCCTCAGAGTATTGGGGTGATCTAGGCGACTTCGATCAGCGCATGGTGGAAATGGAGAGCATTGCGTATGCGCTGTTGATGGCCCCTGCAGCATTCCTGTCTGGGATGGACGCGGTGGCCCGGGAAAACCTAGAAACGTGGCTGTGCCAAATCAATGGACGGCAAATGCCCCAGAACAACTGGCGCTGGTTTCGCGTGCTGGTCAATCTGGCGCTAGGATCccaggaagaggatgttGTGGTCCAGGATTTGAACCTGCTGGACTCGTTCGATCTTGGTGAGGGATGGAGTAGCGACGGGCTCTGGGGGGACGAGAGGAAACAGGCCGATTATTACTCAGGAAGCTTCGCCATTCAGTTTGCACGGATGCTATATGTGAGGTTCATGGAGGATAGGGGCTTGGCTTCCAACGACTGGAGCCGAATACAGAAGTATAAGCTGGAGGCACGACAGTTTGCGTCGGGGTTCTGGAGATATTTTGATGTGGATG GAGGTGCCATTCCGTTTGGGCGGAGCCTGACGTACCGGTTCGCGTTCGCGGCATTCTGGTCCGCAGTCGCCATAGCTGGTGTACAGCTCGACGAACCGCTCAACAACATCGGCGTTGTCAAGGGTCTTCTCCTCCGCCATCTACGCTGGTGGGGAAGGCAGCCTGGCATTTTCAACACTGATGGTACCATCAATATCGGCTATACCTATCCAAACATGTTCCTCAGCGAGAACTACACCTCACCGCAGTCCGTATATTGGTGTCTGAAATCGTTCGCCATCCTTTGTCTACCTGAGAGCCACCCCTTCTGGATAGCAAAAGAATTACCACACCCACTCGCGGCCCGGATGTTGCTTACGCAGCCACTACTCGACGAAGCCAAACTCCTCTGGCAGCCTCGACATATTCTATGCGGCGGACGCAGCCACCACTTTCTGCTGTCGTCCGGCCAAGGAACCACAAAGTCCCACCGTGCCAGAGAGGCGAAATACGGCAAGATGGCATACTCGTCCTTCTTTGGGTTTAGCGTCCCTAGTGGCGCACTGCTCGAGCAGATGGCTCCAGATAGCACGCTGACCGTCAGTCTCGATGATGGCGAGGCTTGGATTGTACGCGCAAATCCGGTTAATGTACAAGGACGGCAGATCCCGATGTGCAATTCCAACACGGCTGCTGGGATGGACACGGGAGCTACAACTGTACCGGCTCTTGTTAGTACCTGGAGACCCAAGAAGGCAATTGAATTCGAGGTCCGAACTACTCTAATCCCCGCCTTGGAGCTGTGGTCAGGATGGCACTTCCGTATACACAAGGTGAGGTGGTCACCGGCGGCCATCCAACCTGGGCCCATCAGGTTAGTTGACGCAGGTTTCGCGGCTTCTGGTGTAGCAAGAACGGGCCTGTTGTACACAGAGAACGAATTGCGGATGTTGTTAGATCAGGATGCTGCCGTGGTAGAAGCATGGGGGAAAGACGAACAGAGTTGCTTGATCCTCTCGAATGGTAGCGCTAGTGGTGTTGTCGATCTACAAACGGATGTGATAGGAGATGGCATACTTTCGACCAGAAGCCCATTGCTGCTGCGAGCGGATGCAAATACTAATTTAATCATGCAAAGGACAGTGATACCCGCGGTTCAGCACACCCTTGTAGCGGACGTTGTGAGCAAATCTGCGGCTGAAATGTGGTTAGCGACGGGAGTATTCGCGGTTTCAAAGACATCGGGTCTCGAAGTTAACGAGATTCGGAAATTATGGTTGAAAAGACCGAAAATACAGGTGGCAGCAAAGCtaggggaggaagatgagatcCGAATCATGCTACACTGA
- a CDS encoding putative vitamin H transporter — MAGGSRAASPPRTADESSDAEKGPVVSSTTNRPAAPSLWKAWQYIFDWYPSHYSKEERRLLRKLDCFIMPLCCLMFFIKWLDHGNINNAYVSGMKEELHLNGNQYSLFGTFYNIGYLLFEIPSMMLISRPTLSRYYPPTMELLWGIVTFCQARLRNEHDIFGIRFLLGVLETPASSGSLYILTSWYRADEVFKRAGVWYVSSNAGSMFGGYLQAAAYNNLNGVLGMSGWRWLFIIDGIISVPIAIAGFFLFPGIPQSPRVWWLTERDQQLARARMGDDGVKESTKIGKRMLKRVFMHWHFYIAIATYVCFQCTSYVGGQMALWLKYETQQHGTYTIPQINTIPTGVQGVAIVTGILSTSLCMVYPIWTTFTAASAVLLFCNVVLLVWDIPVGLHFTAYYLLGMTSCITPILFPWVNMIMKDDAEARAFTTGAMVRVGLSHFPPLLYFGLRFS; from the exons ATGGCCGGTGGATCCAGGGCGGCCTCGCCGCCGCGTACCGCTGACGAGTCCTCTGACGCAGAAAAAGGCCCTGTTGTGAGCTCCACGACCAATCGGCCAGCTGCTCCTTCGTTGTGGAAGGCATGGCAATACATCTTCGATTGGTACCCAAGCCATTATTCAAAGGAGGAGCGCCGGCTTCTGCGCAAGCTAGACTGCTTCATTATGCCGCTGTGCTGTCTGATGT TTTTCATTAAATGGCTCGACCACGGTAACATAAATAACGCCTATGTTTCAGGCATGAAGGAGGAGCTCCATCTGAACGGGAACCAGTATTCCCTGTTCGGGACGTTCTACAATATAGGATATCTCCTCTTTGAGATACCGTCCATGATGCTGATATCTCGCCCAACTCTGTCCCGCTACTATCCGCCGACCATGGAGCTCCTCTGGGGGATTGTGACCTTCTGCCAGGCACGGTTGCGCAACGAGCACGATATCTTTGGTATCCGGTTTCTGCTAGGCGTGCTCGAGACCCCGGCCTCCTCGGGTTCCCTCTATATTTTGACCTCATGGTACCGCGCCGACGAGGTTTTTAAAAGAGCGGGAGTGTGGTACGTGAGTAGCAATGCCGGCTCAATGTTCGGAGGATACTTACAAGCCGCTGCGTACAACAATCTCAATGGTGTCTTGGGCATGTCGGGCTGGCGCTGGCTGTTCATCATA GATGGTATTATTAGCGTTCCAATTGCAATTGCTGggttcttccttttcccagGCATCCCACAAAGCCCCCGAGTCTGGTGGCTCACCGAGCGGGACCAGCAACTTGCACGCGCTCGCATGGGCGATGACGGCGTCAAGGAGAGCACGAAGATAGGAAAGCGTATGCTCAAGCGCGTGTTTATGCACTGGCATTTCTACATCGCTATCGCTACTTATGTCTG CTTTCAGTGTACCAGCTATGTTGGCGGGCAGATGGCCCTGTGGCTGAAATACGAGACGCAACAACACGGCACTTATACCATCCCACAGATCAATACGATTCCAACTGGTGTTCAGGGAGTCGCTATAGTGACAGGCATCCTTTCGACCTCTCTTTGCATGGTCTACCCGATCTGGACCACCTTCACGGCCGCCTCCGcagttcttctcttctgcaaTGTCGTTCTTCTTGTGTGGGACATTCCAGTTGGGCTTCATTTCACGGCCTATTATCTTTTGGGGATGACCTCTTGCATTACCCCCATCCTGTTTCCTTGGGTTAACATGATCATGAAGGACGATGCCGAAGCTAGAGCCTTTACAACGGGAGCGATGGTGCGTGTAGGgctttctcattttcctcctcttctttattttGGTCTCCGTTTTTCTTGA
- a CDS encoding uncharacterized protein (expressed protein), translated as MLTLEGAYVQLRSMVAQLAKFQDAETDPATRWASHVELSVKSISNRFCDLIEVAEWLSVATDNAHRLVPNLRRVVRLFYAVILHFLRLRSGQSQSLCPQQVEALRQIMNLAFQAHKYDGEKAMVRIAWPLFMVALETNDHLHGEWVLGRFHAISQFGLNFQRAYQFLLHVVDLQSRLGERVDVRAQLQPGEFGLFVI; from the coding sequence ATGTTGACCCTGGAGGGTGCATATGTTCAACTACGATCCATGGTAGCACAGCTGGCTAAGTTCCAGGACGCTGAGACAGACCCAGCGACGCGATGGGCCTCCCACGTTGAGCTTTCTGTCAAGAGCATTAGTAATAGATTTTGCGATTTGATTGAAGTGGCTGAGTGGCTTTCTGTGGCCACCGACAACGCGCATCGGCTCGTTCCCAATCTCCGCAGGGTTGTGCGGCTGTTTTACGCTGTAATTCTCCATTTTCTCCGCTTAAGATCGGGCCAGAGCCAATCTCTGTGCCCACAACAAGTAGAAGCGTTACGCCAAATCATGAACCTGGCCTTCCAGGCGCACAAATACGACGGGGAGAAGGCCATGGTTCGCATCGCGTGGCCGTTGTTCATGGTGGCATTGGAGACGAATGACCACCTCCACGGGGAGTGGGTTCTCGGCCGATTCCATGCGATCAGTCAGTTTGGTCTGAATTTTCAACGAGCATATCAGTTCTTGCTTCATGTCGTAGATTTACAAAGCAGGCTTGGGGAACGTGTGGATGTACGGGCTCAATTACAGCCCGGGGAATTTGGCTTATTCGTTATCTAG